Genomic segment of Nostoc sp. TCL240-02:
AATTGGTTCCACTGGGGCAGATTTTGCCAAAACCATCCCCAATGCCAAAATTAGTACTTTTAATTCCGGGCCAGAATTTTTCCAGGACTTGCTCAATGCCAACGTTGACGCTGTGGTTAGCGATGCTTTTGCAACTTTGTATGCGATTAAAAATGGCAAACTCAAAGGCATCAGAGTTGTTGCCGATCTGCTTACTGAAGAATACTACGGAATTGCTACACCTAAAGACTCCCCCCATCTAGATGCAATAAACAAAGGTATAGAGACTTTGTTATCCAATGGCATTTACAAGCAAATTTATCAAAAATGGTTTAACGCAGAACCCCCGCAATTACCAAACTCTTGACATTGGGCATTGGGCACTGGTTATTCTCCTCTACTCCCCTGCTCCCCCGGTTACTGAGCGTAGTCGAAGTATGCTCCCCTGCCCCCTGCCCCCATTCCCCACTCCCAATTCATAAGCAATTGGTTGCCAATATATTAAATATTTATCTAATATGCGTCACAATTAATACTGCCACCAAAATTCATTGATAAACTACAATCTCTTGTAGGTCTACTTTAGTCAGGGACAGCCAATTGTGGCACCTTTGATCTTAGTGGCTAGAAGCACCTTGGAGCGCGAATAAAGGAACTTCCACTATGCTGATTTGCCCTCAGTGTAAATTTGAAAACCCCAAAAGCAACAAATTCTGTCAAAGCTGTGGCACATCCCTGACCCACAAAGTTTGTCCTGAATGCAGCGCCGAAGATGTACCTGTAAATGCACTACTTTGTCACAACTGTGGCACGGAATGTGGAACAGTGTTTTGGGCAATTATTGCTAAAGAAACGATTGGGGAAGCTTTGGGAGTAAAGATAGATGAGGGAGATGTGGGATTAGAGGAAGATGAAGAAGCAATATCCTCGTCATCTCCTCTATCCCTTAGTTCTCAGATTACATTAGGCTCTTATTTAGACTCCCAAGAGCGCTATCAATTGTTAGATCCGCTACCTACCCAAAGTGAAACTGCCACTATTACTGTTACAGGTGTGAGAGTTCTAGACTGCCAGCCGTATCAAATATCACCTATTGAGGCAATACTAGCAAGTCAGCAATCAGATTTACTAACGCCATCAGTAGATGCAACTGGAATTCCTCACCTTGCGAAACCTTATATTGCCTTACACTCCCAAAGTGGGCGCGAGATACCACTGATTCACGATGCATGGCAGCAGGGGGATATGCAGGTGGTAATAATTGAAGACCGCTCAAATTGGCAGCTTTTACTTGACTTATGGCAAGAAGAGACAACAAGTTCGTTAAAAATTTTGCACTGGTGTTATCAAATGACCCAACTTTGGGCATTGTTGGAACCAGTAAATTGTCGTCAAAGCCTTTTAGATTTCTCAAATTTGCGATTGGATGAAGACCAAACGCTGGCGCTACAAAGATTGTATGTGGAATCATCAAGTTCTCTGTCCGTCAGCGAGTCGTCAGAAGATGCCGAAGCCCAAACATCTGCTATTCCAGAGGAGCCGTTAACCATTCAAGCTTTGGGGCGAGTTTGGCAAGCACTATTTAGGCAGTCTCAACGCACTCAATTTGGCTCTGTAGTCCAGATGTTGGGAGATTTAGATGTAGGTAAGATTCACACCATCGCACAATTGCGATCGCGTTTGGAGGAAATCTCTATTGAACTGGAAGCACTAGGAACCGCAACTTTACCCCCAATAAAGGAGAACAATACCACTGTGCCCACTATGCCGCAATCAGACGAACCAGAAGATATCATTAGCAAAATTGATGATATGCCAACTGTTGTGCTGGCGATGCAGTTAAGTAGCTTGGAAGATGCAGGACGCACAGATGTAGGCCGTCAACGTCATCATAATGAAGACTACTTTGGTATTGAAACCAAAATTCAAAAGTTGGAGTTACCTAAAAGTCGAGTTCTAGAAGGGCATGGTTTGTATATTCTCTGTGATGGTATGGGTGGACATGCTGGCGGTGAGATCGCCAGTGAGTTAGCAGTCAACACCCTACGGCAATACTTTCAAGAACACTGGATTGCCAATCAACTGCCAACAGAAGATAGCATTCGTGAGGCAGTGTATTTAGCTAATGAGGCGATTTACAAGCTCAATCAACAAGATGCCCGTTCTGGAGTAGGGCGTATGGGTACAACTTTGGTAATGCTCTTAATTCAAGATACTCAAGCAGCAGTTGCTCATGTGGGAGATAGCCGTCTCTATCGCTTGACGCGTAAGAGGGGACTAGAACAAGTCACAGTAGATCATGAAGTTGGGCAACGGGAAATTACCAGAGGAGTGGAAGCAAGCATAGCTTATGCCCGTCCAGATGCCTACCAACTAACCCAAGCTTTGGGGCCTCGTGATGAAAATTCGATTAATCCTGATGTAGGCTTTTTTGAGATTAATGAAGATACTCTTCTACTTTTGGCATCGGACGGTCTATCAGATAATGATTTACTAGAAACCCATTGGCAAACTCATTTAGAACCCTTACTTAGTTCCGGCGCTAACTTAGAACAAGGTGTTACAAAATTAATTGATTTAGGAAACCAATACAATGGTCATGACAACATTACTGGTATACTTATTCGGGCAAAAGTACGCCCAAATTTGGAAAGTTAAAAATAAATGGGGATTGACCTCATTCCCTAATCCATTTACCTTGTAGGTTGTATTGTGGTTAGTCTGACTCTCTTAGAACCGCAACAGAAAACGCCCCTCCAGCAGTGGTGCTTTGAGAACTCTTCCATAATTCGGATTGGTAGAGCTACAGATAATCACGTTGTTTTAACTGATAGTTTAGTTTCGCGGCATCATCTAGAACTGCGACACGTTGATTCTGCCGACAATGGCAGTGGTTGGCGGCTGATTAGTCAGGGTACAAATGGGACTTTCCTTAACGGTGTCCTTGTGATTCAGAGTCCGTTACCAGATAATTCCCTTTTGCAACTAGCACAAGGAGGCCCAATACTGCAATTCCAAATTCAGGAGGTAACAGTACTGGAAACTGGTTTGCGATCGCCACAACAAATGCAAGGGACAGAAGAAAACGCCGTTGCAACAGTCTATTCAGCCCAAGGCCAATACACTTGTACGCATGAAGGGAACTCCCCAAACAATCTGTTTTGCATCCACTGCGGTCAACCTCTTTCAGTACAACAGAAAATTCGCCATTATCAGGTATTGCGAACTCTTGGACAAGGAGGTATGGGTACTACTTACCTCGCTTGGGATGGGGCTGGTCAGATTGGGAGTATCCCACAACTGCTGGTGTTGAAGGAAATGAATGCTGATATGGCAAAAATTGCCAAAGCTCAAGAATTATTTGAGCGGGAGGCGTATACTCTCAAATCACTTAACCATCCGGGAATTCCCAAGTATTACGACTTCTTTGTCGAAGGCGGAAAAAAATACTTGGCAATGGAATTAATTCACGGACAAGATTTAGAGAAACGTGTCTATACAACTGGGCCAGTTACGCCAAGCCAAGCGATCGCTTGGATGATCCAAACCTGCGATATCTTAGAATATCTTCATAGCCAAGAACCTCCACTAATTCACCGCGATATTAAACCCGCCAACTTAATGGTGCGAAGTTCACTAAATCGCATAGTAGTACTGGATTTTGGCGCAGTTAAGGAAATTGGCACAGCGCCCGGTACCCGGATTGGTGCAGAAGGTTATTGCGCTCCTGAACAAGAACGAGGACAACCTTTGACTCAATCTGATTTGTATGCAATTGGGCCAACGCTGATTTTTCTGCTCACAGGCGAAAACCCGTTTAAGTATTACCGCCAAAAGGGGCGCAACTTCAGGTTTGATGTGGCAAAAGTTCTCACCATCAGTTCTCAATTAAGAGATGCGATTGATCGCGTTACAGAACCATTGCCACGCGATCGCTACCAAACTGCAAAGGAATTAGCT
This window contains:
- a CDS encoding serine/threonine phosphatase, translated to MLICPQCKFENPKSNKFCQSCGTSLTHKVCPECSAEDVPVNALLCHNCGTECGTVFWAIIAKETIGEALGVKIDEGDVGLEEDEEAISSSSPLSLSSQITLGSYLDSQERYQLLDPLPTQSETATITVTGVRVLDCQPYQISPIEAILASQQSDLLTPSVDATGIPHLAKPYIALHSQSGREIPLIHDAWQQGDMQVVIIEDRSNWQLLLDLWQEETTSSLKILHWCYQMTQLWALLEPVNCRQSLLDFSNLRLDEDQTLALQRLYVESSSSLSVSESSEDAEAQTSAIPEEPLTIQALGRVWQALFRQSQRTQFGSVVQMLGDLDVGKIHTIAQLRSRLEEISIELEALGTATLPPIKENNTTVPTMPQSDEPEDIISKIDDMPTVVLAMQLSSLEDAGRTDVGRQRHHNEDYFGIETKIQKLELPKSRVLEGHGLYILCDGMGGHAGGEIASELAVNTLRQYFQEHWIANQLPTEDSIREAVYLANEAIYKLNQQDARSGVGRMGTTLVMLLIQDTQAAVAHVGDSRLYRLTRKRGLEQVTVDHEVGQREITRGVEASIAYARPDAYQLTQALGPRDENSINPDVGFFEINEDTLLLLASDGLSDNDLLETHWQTHLEPLLSSGANLEQGVTKLIDLGNQYNGHDNITGILIRAKVRPNLES
- a CDS encoding protein kinase, translating into MVSLTLLEPQQKTPLQQWCFENSSIIRIGRATDNHVVLTDSLVSRHHLELRHVDSADNGSGWRLISQGTNGTFLNGVLVIQSPLPDNSLLQLAQGGPILQFQIQEVTVLETGLRSPQQMQGTEENAVATVYSAQGQYTCTHEGNSPNNLFCIHCGQPLSVQQKIRHYQVLRTLGQGGMGTTYLAWDGAGQIGSIPQLLVLKEMNADMAKIAKAQELFEREAYTLKSLNHPGIPKYYDFFVEGGKKYLAMELIHGQDLEKRVYTTGPVTPSQAIAWMIQTCDILEYLHSQEPPLIHRDIKPANLMVRSSLNRIVVLDFGAVKEIGTAPGTRIGAEGYCAPEQERGQPLTQSDLYAIGPTLIFLLTGENPFKYYRQKGRNFRFDVAKVLTISSQLRDAIDRVTEPLPRDRYQTAKELAAALAACQ